The Gimibacter soli genome includes a region encoding these proteins:
- a CDS encoding DMT family transporter, with protein sequence MHYLYLGAAIFSEIVGTLALKSSEQFTRPVPTLVMAVGYGIAFYMLSLTLKTMPVSVVYAIWSGLGISILTLIDIFYFKSPVNLPMLLGIAMIVGGVVLVEMYTGRTGA encoded by the coding sequence ATGCATTATCTCTATCTCGGTGCCGCCATCTTTTCGGAAATCGTTGGCACACTTGCGCTCAAATCGTCGGAGCAATTCACCCGGCCGGTGCCGACGCTTGTGATGGCGGTCGGCTATGGTATCGCCTTCTACATGCTGTCGCTGACCCTGAAGACGATGCCGGTAAGCGTTGTTTACGCCATCTGGTCGGGGCTTGGCATTTCGATCCTCACCCTCATCGATATCTTCTATTTCAAGTCGCCGGTGAACTTGCCGATGCTTCTGGGGATCGCGATGATCGTCGGCGGGGTGGTGCTGGTGGAAATGTACACAGGCCGCACTGGCGCCTGA
- a CDS encoding alkaline phosphatase family protein, with the protein MRKILSLLCFTALTATAPALADAGPKTDTVVLVTIDGLRWQEVFRGIDPAYMEGEKYLAHPKHVDGFKNDFDAASKDERRTKLMPFLWGKVAKEGQLYGNRDKGSEAALTNPYHFSYPGYNEILTGIPDPRIDSNDSVPNPNRTVLEWLNGKPENKGKIAAFGSWDAFDAIVNEERAGVLVNSGFDAYAGKSGDKEAVQLNRVQAMTYSPWTEERLDSFTMEFARKALKDDKQRFVYIALGDTDEFAHAGQYDEYARAAHRADTFLGELWSFLQSDTRYKGRTTLIVTVDHGRGSEKLEDFRHHGRFPWTLEDGTEIITDFKGDDQVWMAVIGPDSPVMGEISGGEKVTLSQLAATSARFLGYKDYASDHKELKAGAPIETMLGGK; encoded by the coding sequence GTGCGCAAGATATTGAGCCTGCTTTGTTTCACCGCCCTCACGGCGACCGCCCCTGCCCTTGCCGATGCCGGCCCGAAGACCGATACGGTGGTGCTTGTCACCATCGATGGCCTGCGCTGGCAGGAAGTGTTCCGGGGGATCGATCCGGCTTATATGGAGGGCGAAAAATATCTCGCCCACCCCAAGCATGTTGACGGTTTCAAGAATGATTTCGATGCCGCATCGAAGGACGAGCGCCGCACGAAGCTGATGCCCTTCCTGTGGGGCAAGGTCGCCAAGGAAGGGCAGCTTTATGGCAACCGCGACAAGGGCAGCGAAGCCGCGCTCACCAACCCCTATCACTTCTCCTACCCCGGCTATAACGAGATCCTCACCGGCATCCCGGACCCGCGGATTGACAGCAACGACAGCGTCCCGAACCCTAACCGTACCGTCCTTGAATGGCTGAACGGCAAGCCCGAGAATAAAGGCAAGATCGCCGCCTTCGGCTCATGGGATGCGTTCGATGCCATCGTGAACGAGGAACGCGCCGGGGTTCTGGTCAATTCGGGCTTCGATGCCTATGCCGGCAAATCCGGCGACAAGGAAGCCGTCCAGCTGAACCGCGTGCAGGCCATGACCTACAGCCCCTGGACGGAAGAACGGCTTGATTCCTTCACCATGGAATTTGCCCGCAAGGCCCTGAAGGATGACAAGCAGCGCTTCGTTTACATCGCCCTTGGCGATACGGACGAGTTTGCCCACGCCGGGCAGTATGACGAATATGCCCGCGCCGCGCACCGCGCCGATACCTTCCTTGGCGAGCTGTGGTCCTTCCTGCAGTCGGACACCCGCTACAAGGGCCGCACCACGCTGATCGTCACGGTGGACCATGGCCGCGGCAGCGAAAAGCTTGAAGACTTCCGCCATCATGGCCGCTTCCCCTGGACGCTTGAGGACGGCACCGAAATCATCACCGATTTCAAAGGCGACGATCAGGTCTGGATGGCGGTCATCGGCCCGGACAGCCCGGTGATGGGCGAGATTTCAGGTGGTGAGAAGGTCACACTTTCCCAGCTTGCCGCCACTTCCGCGCGGTTCCTTGGCTACAAGGATTATGCGTCCGACCACAAGGAACTGAAGGCCGGCGCGCCGATTGAGACGATGCTCGGCGGCAAATAA
- a CDS encoding TetR/AcrR family transcriptional regulator: MDEREQKILDAAIRVFTRYGYKRTTMNDIAAEAGIVRQTLYNSYGSKEDVLRAGIRYFSDTLLAETQAAVDTAPDLAAKLDALFAHMILAPFDMMSAAPDAEDIVEGFNTAGRCEIAEANSRFEALIAGMIAPYARNFETAGVKIADMPAFIRSSAHGYKHSSLTREALVGLLEILKVSVLRLAGAA, from the coding sequence ATGGACGAACGCGAGCAGAAAATTCTGGATGCAGCCATCCGGGTCTTCACCCGCTATGGCTACAAACGGACCACGATGAATGACATCGCGGCCGAAGCCGGCATCGTGCGCCAGACGCTGTACAACAGCTATGGCAGCAAGGAAGACGTGCTTCGGGCCGGTATCCGCTATTTTTCGGATACGCTGCTAGCCGAGACGCAGGCGGCAGTGGATACTGCCCCTGACCTCGCCGCCAAACTCGATGCCTTGTTCGCGCATATGATCCTCGCACCCTTCGATATGATGAGCGCGGCACCTGATGCTGAAGACATCGTCGAGGGCTTCAACACCGCCGGGCGCTGCGAGATCGCTGAAGCCAACAGCCGCTTCGAAGCGCTGATCGCCGGGATGATCGCCCCCTATGCCCGGAACTTTGAAACAGCAGGCGTGAAGATCGCCGACATGCCCGCCTTCATCCGCAGCTCGGCGCATGGATACAAGCACAGCAGCCTGACGCGGGAGGCCCTCGTCGGCCTGCTTGAAATCCTGAAAGTCTCGGTCCTGCGGCTCGCAGGCGCCGCCTGA
- a CDS encoding S-(hydroxymethyl)glutathione dehydrogenase/class III alcohol dehydrogenase codes for MKTRAAVAFEAKKPLEIVELDLEGPKAGEVLVEIMATGICHTDAYTLDGFDSEGIFPSVLGHEGAGIVREVGAGVTSVKPGDHVIPLYTPECRQCKSCLSGKTNLCTAIRATQGKGLMPDGTTRFSYKGQPIYHYMGCSTFSNFTVLPEIAVAKIRDDAPFDKCCYVGCGVTTGVGAVTKTAKVTPGSNVIVFGLGGIGLNVIQGAKMVGADMIIGVDINDAKEEWGRRFGMTHFVNPKKVSGDLVAHLVELTGGGADYTFDCTGNTDVMRTALEACHRGWGESVIIGVAEAGKEISTRPFQLVTGRVWKGSAFGGAKGRTDVPKIVDWYMNGKIEIDPMITHVLTLEEINKGFDLMHAGESIRSVVVF; via the coding sequence ATGAAAACACGCGCCGCCGTTGCCTTTGAAGCCAAGAAACCGCTCGAGATTGTCGAGCTTGACCTTGAAGGCCCGAAGGCCGGTGAAGTGTTGGTGGAAATCATGGCGACCGGCATCTGCCATACCGATGCCTATACGCTTGATGGCTTCGATAGTGAGGGGATTTTCCCGTCTGTCCTCGGCCACGAAGGCGCCGGCATCGTGCGCGAAGTGGGGGCAGGTGTGACGAGCGTGAAGCCCGGCGATCATGTGATCCCGCTTTACACGCCCGAATGCCGCCAGTGCAAATCGTGCCTTTCGGGCAAGACGAACCTTTGCACGGCGATCCGCGCAACCCAGGGCAAGGGCCTGATGCCTGATGGCACCACGCGCTTCTCCTACAAGGGCCAGCCGATCTATCACTATATGGGCTGTTCGACCTTCTCGAACTTCACGGTGCTGCCGGAAATCGCCGTCGCCAAGATCCGCGATGACGCACCGTTCGACAAATGCTGCTATGTCGGCTGCGGCGTGACGACCGGTGTCGGTGCTGTCACCAAAACCGCGAAGGTTACGCCCGGTTCGAACGTAATCGTCTTCGGCCTTGGCGGGATCGGCCTCAATGTCATCCAGGGTGCCAAGATGGTCGGCGCCGACATGATCATCGGGGTCGATATCAATGACGCCAAGGAAGAATGGGGTCGTCGTTTCGGTATGACGCATTTCGTGAATCCGAAGAAGGTTTCGGGTGATCTGGTCGCGCATCTGGTGGAACTGACCGGCGGCGGCGCTGACTATACGTTCGACTGCACCGGCAACACGGATGTGATGCGGACAGCGCTTGAAGCCTGCCATCGCGGCTGGGGTGAAAGCGTCATCATCGGGGTCGCCGAAGCCGGCAAGGAAATCAGCACCCGGCCGTTCCAGCTGGTCACCGGCCGCGTCTGGAAGGGTTCGGCTTTCGGCGGCGCCAAGGGCCGCACCGACGTGCCGAAGATTGTGGACTGGTACATGAACGGCAAGATCGAGATCGACCCGATGATCACCCATGTGCTGACGCTCGAGGAAATCAACAAGGGCTTTGACCTGATGCACGCCGGTGAAAGCATCCGCAGCGTCGTCGTCTTCTGA
- the fghA gene encoding S-formylglutathione hydrolase, with amino-acid sequence MTLETVSTSKSFGGMQGVYRHASEATGTDMTFAVYVPPHEPGTKLPVLWYLSGLTCTHQNVMDKGEYRRTAAEQGVIVVCPDTSPRGDDVADDEAYDFGKGAGFYVDATEAPWARHFRMYSYITQELPRVIADNFPADMNRQGITGHSMGGHGALTIALRNPGRFKSVSAFAPISAPMQCPWGEKALGGYLGTDRAAWARHDSVALIEGGARLDALLVDQGDADGFLSEQLKPELLRKACEKAGIPMILRLQAGYDHSYNFVSTFMGDHIEWHAKRLR; translated from the coding sequence ATGACCCTTGAAACCGTCTCAACAAGCAAAAGCTTCGGCGGCATGCAGGGCGTTTACCGCCATGCGTCCGAGGCGACGGGCACGGACATGACCTTCGCCGTTTATGTGCCGCCCCACGAACCGGGCACCAAGCTGCCGGTCCTCTGGTATCTGTCCGGCCTCACCTGCACCCATCAGAATGTGATGGACAAGGGCGAGTATCGCCGCACCGCCGCCGAACAGGGCGTGATTGTCGTGTGCCCGGATACGAGCCCCCGCGGCGACGACGTGGCGGATGACGAAGCCTATGATTTCGGCAAGGGCGCGGGCTTCTATGTCGATGCGACCGAGGCGCCATGGGCAAGGCATTTCAGAATGTATAGCTACATCACGCAGGAACTGCCGCGCGTGATTGCCGACAATTTCCCGGCGGACATGAACCGGCAGGGCATAACCGGTCATTCGATGGGCGGGCATGGGGCTTTGACCATCGCGCTGAGGAACCCCGGCCGGTTCAAAAGCGTTTCGGCCTTCGCCCCAATCTCCGCCCCGATGCAATGCCCGTGGGGTGAAAAGGCCCTTGGCGGCTATCTGGGCACCGACCGTGCGGCATGGGCAAGGCACGACAGTGTGGCGCTGATTGAAGGCGGCGCCCGGCTGGATGCGCTTCTGGTGGATCAGGGTGACGCCGACGGCTTCCTCAGCGAGCAGTTGAAGCCCGAACTGCTGCGCAAGGCGTGTGAAAAGGCGGGCATCCCGATGATCCTCCGGCTGCAGGCGGGCTATGACCACAGCTACAATTTCGTGTCCACCTTCATGGGCGACCATATCGAGTGGCATGCCAAACGGCTGCGCTGA
- a CDS encoding TonB-dependent receptor, translating to MKTDFKKALLGAGSLLAFAVAAHAEETSTVGGAADAAIDEIVISARKTTYANNATDAVMMDQKPAASSVLAVVDSLPGMFIAEGGPFGSDDWSTTVSVRGFTVSLSEQQVGMTIDGLPNGNSNYGGGAKANRYIDSENMERAEVSQGTADIASPSHEALGGTINFVTSDPLEEQRFWGSVSMGNNNAQRYFARYDTGEFAEGTRAYFSYSNTQNDAWIGNAGGTERDHFEAKIVSEMDQWKFTGRLSFDDVTEANYQQISLAEFEENPNWDRLTDEITGIPYIDQVYRPVWGTLRRNWFAYAKAEYNGDNFDFTVAPYYHDNWGRGDWAPPYLVAVTGGEEQSNGTIYGGSAAGSYTFVDANGTPLAPIAGCTAVLPFPYGGSSPASNPACYAAGANPVSSYRHTHYGKKRYGVTADGAYRLGEMNTLRAGLWWENSDRHEYRDWHKIIDPRSSVQFDDVAYWRQYDRDFDVDTLMLYAEDTLELGRLQLRGGIKKYLVDLTRTDNFGTQAQQEIESDSDILFSAGALFAATDNLEVFAGFAQNFAAIKDGVIEGAASVTNPEIPDLEGETADNFDFGLRFGNGAVRATITAYYVKFNNRITFVSAGDPVDGVDYLEEGEGAYFNVGGIKSKGVEASISADFAEHWNIYGALTLNDSEYTETTAQVTEGNKVALAPEFQLVGTLSYYNDGVRAGVSAKHVGERYGNFANTEEVPSYTTVDAWVGYTMPEGTIQGIGEIDFSLNATNLTDKRYLGGGEPGAYFIGAERQITANIGFKF from the coding sequence ATGAAAACTGACTTCAAAAAGGCGCTGCTTGGCGCGGGCAGCCTGCTCGCCTTCGCAGTAGCAGCTCATGCAGAGGAAACTTCAACGGTTGGCGGCGCGGCAGACGCAGCGATCGACGAGATCGTCATTTCGGCCCGCAAAACCACCTATGCCAACAACGCGACCGACGCAGTGATGATGGACCAGAAGCCGGCGGCTTCGAGCGTCCTCGCTGTTGTCGATAGCCTGCCCGGCATGTTCATCGCTGAAGGCGGCCCCTTCGGTTCGGACGACTGGTCGACCACTGTTTCGGTACGCGGCTTCACCGTCAGCCTCAGCGAACAGCAAGTCGGCATGACCATCGATGGTCTGCCGAATGGCAACTCCAACTATGGCGGTGGTGCCAAGGCCAACCGCTATATCGACAGCGAAAACATGGAACGCGCCGAAGTTTCGCAAGGGACGGCGGATATCGCCTCGCCCTCGCACGAAGCCCTCGGCGGCACTATCAACTTCGTCACCAGTGATCCCTTGGAAGAGCAGCGCTTCTGGGGCAGCGTCAGCATGGGCAACAACAATGCCCAGCGCTATTTCGCCCGCTATGACACCGGCGAGTTTGCCGAAGGCACGCGTGCCTATTTCAGCTATTCAAACACCCAGAACGATGCCTGGATCGGCAATGCCGGTGGCACCGAGCGCGATCACTTCGAAGCCAAGATCGTGTCGGAAATGGACCAGTGGAAATTCACCGGTCGCCTGTCGTTCGATGATGTGACCGAAGCCAACTATCAGCAGATTTCGCTCGCCGAGTTCGAAGAAAACCCGAACTGGGACCGCCTGACCGACGAAATCACCGGCATTCCCTATATCGACCAGGTTTATCGCCCGGTCTGGGGCACGCTGCGCCGCAACTGGTTCGCTTACGCGAAAGCCGAATATAACGGCGACAATTTCGACTTCACCGTTGCGCCTTACTATCACGACAACTGGGGTCGTGGTGACTGGGCACCGCCGTACCTCGTGGCTGTCACCGGCGGCGAGGAGCAATCGAACGGCACCATCTATGGCGGTTCGGCTGCAGGTTCCTACACCTTCGTGGATGCCAACGGCACGCCGCTTGCCCCGATCGCAGGCTGCACGGCCGTTCTGCCCTTCCCCTACGGCGGCAGCTCGCCGGCCAGCAACCCGGCTTGCTACGCGGCCGGTGCCAACCCGGTCAGCTCCTACCGTCACACTCACTATGGCAAGAAGCGCTACGGCGTGACGGCCGATGGCGCCTACCGGCTTGGTGAAATGAACACCCTGCGCGCTGGCCTGTGGTGGGAAAATAGCGATCGTCACGAATATCGCGACTGGCACAAGATCATCGATCCGCGCTCCAGCGTTCAGTTCGATGACGTTGCTTACTGGCGCCAGTATGACCGCGACTTCGATGTCGATACGCTGATGCTGTATGCTGAAGACACGCTGGAACTTGGTCGGCTGCAACTGCGCGGCGGCATCAAGAAATATCTGGTGGATCTGACCCGTACCGACAATTTCGGGACCCAGGCCCAGCAGGAAATTGAATCGGATAGCGATATCCTGTTCAGCGCCGGTGCGCTCTTTGCCGCCACCGATAACCTCGAAGTGTTCGCGGGCTTTGCCCAGAACTTCGCGGCGATCAAGGACGGCGTGATTGAAGGTGCTGCCAGCGTCACCAATCCGGAAATCCCGGATCTGGAAGGCGAAACGGCTGACAACTTCGATTTCGGCCTGCGCTTCGGCAATGGTGCGGTCCGCGCCACGATCACCGCTTACTATGTGAAGTTCAACAACCGCATCACCTTCGTTTCGGCTGGCGATCCGGTTGATGGTGTCGACTATCTTGAAGAAGGCGAAGGCGCCTACTTCAACGTCGGCGGTATCAAGTCGAAAGGTGTTGAAGCAAGCATCTCGGCTGACTTTGCTGAACACTGGAACATCTACGGCGCCCTGACGCTGAACGATTCCGAATATACGGAGACGACGGCGCAGGTTACCGAAGGCAACAAGGTGGCACTGGCCCCCGAGTTCCAGCTCGTTGGTACGCTTAGCTACTATAACGACGGTGTGCGCGCCGGTGTTTCGGCCAAGCATGTGGGCGAGCGCTACGGCAACTTCGCCAACACTGAAGAAGTGCCGAGCTACACTACGGTTGATGCCTGGGTCGGTTACACGATGCCGGAAGGCACCATCCAGGGCATTGGCGAGATCGACTTCAGCCTGAACGCCACCAACCTGACGGACAAGCGCTACCTCGGTGGCGGTGAACCCGGTGCCTACTTCATCGGTGCCGAGCGTCAGATTACGGCCAACATCGGCTTCAAATTCTGA
- a CDS encoding (2Fe-2S)-binding protein, giving the protein MELTVNGKTRTVDVEADMPLLWVLRDELGITGPKYGCGIAMCGACTVQIDGQAVRSCSIPVGDVSGEVLTIEGLGNPDALHAVQAAWIDHQVAQCGYCQSGQIMQAAALLAENPNPDDAAIDEAMAGNLCRCGTYPRIRAAIKDAAGRLAGE; this is encoded by the coding sequence ATGGAACTGACAGTGAACGGGAAAACCCGCACGGTGGATGTGGAAGCGGACATGCCGCTTCTTTGGGTGCTGCGCGACGAGCTTGGCATCACCGGCCCCAAATATGGCTGCGGCATCGCCATGTGCGGCGCCTGCACCGTGCAGATCGACGGGCAGGCCGTGCGGTCGTGTTCCATCCCTGTCGGTGATGTGTCGGGCGAGGTGCTGACCATCGAAGGGCTCGGTAACCCCGATGCCCTGCATGCGGTTCAGGCCGCATGGATCGATCATCAGGTGGCGCAGTGCGGTTATTGCCAGTCCGGCCAGATCATGCAGGCGGCTGCCCTTCTTGCTGAAAACCCGAACCCCGATGACGCCGCGATCGATGAAGCGATGGCAGGGAACCTTTGCCGCTGCGGCACCTATCCGCGTATCCGCGCCGCCATCAAGGATGCGGCTGGCCGGCTGGCGGGGGAGTAA
- a CDS encoding LytR/AlgR family response regulator transcription factor, which translates to MPQPHAADLWVLIVDDERHALQNLELALGSHPDWRLAAACETCDQARAALQAGPVDLVLLDIRLRRENGLKFAQEIGASDNPPLIAFVTAYDEHAVEAFDLFALDYLLKPFDDDRFAQLLQRARAMIAMKDRANQAFALSQLIADREAAERGAAPAPVGAFVVRSIGKTERVPVDDILWIKASANYVELVTAERTILHRATMASIETRLRADDFMRVHRTAIIRRSLVRTLEIMNDGTYRATLANGDSVPVSARKAEELREELKKTPD; encoded by the coding sequence GTGCCCCAGCCCCACGCTGCCGACCTCTGGGTCCTGATCGTCGACGACGAACGCCATGCCTTGCAAAATCTGGAACTGGCGCTTGGCAGCCACCCCGATTGGCGGCTCGCGGCAGCGTGCGAGACCTGCGACCAGGCCCGCGCGGCGCTACAAGCAGGACCGGTTGATCTGGTCCTTCTGGATATTCGGTTGCGGCGCGAAAACGGGCTGAAATTTGCGCAAGAGATCGGCGCCAGTGACAACCCGCCCCTCATAGCTTTCGTTACGGCCTATGACGAGCATGCCGTCGAAGCCTTTGACCTGTTCGCGCTGGATTATCTGCTGAAGCCGTTCGACGATGACCGCTTTGCCCAGCTCCTGCAACGGGCACGCGCAATGATCGCCATGAAGGATCGTGCCAATCAGGCCTTCGCCCTCAGCCAGCTGATCGCCGATAGGGAGGCCGCAGAGCGAGGCGCTGCCCCTGCACCAGTGGGCGCATTCGTCGTGCGGTCCATCGGCAAGACGGAACGTGTGCCCGTAGACGATATTCTTTGGATAAAGGCTTCGGCCAATTATGTGGAACTGGTAACCGCTGAGCGCACCATCCTGCACCGCGCCACCATGGCCTCCATTGAAACCCGCCTGAGAGCGGACGACTTCATGCGGGTCCACCGGACTGCCATCATCAGGCGGAGCCTGGTGCGAACGCTGGAAATTATGAACGACGGCACCTACAGGGCGACGCTCGCGAACGGCGACAGCGTCCCGGTCAGTGCGCGCAAGGCCGAAGAATTGCGCGAAGAACTCAAAAAGACGCCGGACTGA
- a CDS encoding pirin family protein gives MISIRRSEERGIANHGWLNSHHTFSFGEYYNPRHMGFGPLRVINEDRVIGGAGFPTHPHRDMEIISYVIDGGLEHKDSLGTGSVIRPGDVQRMSAGTGVRHSEYNHSQKDLVHFLQIWVLPQAQGIKPSYEQKHFSAAEKAGKWRLVGSPTGRDGSVTIHQDVNLYATLLADGEKVSFEASPERIQWVQVVRGGVSLNGKRLKAGDGAAIEDVADIELVASTDSEVLLFDMTANF, from the coding sequence ATGATCAGTATCAGACGCAGCGAAGAGCGTGGCATTGCCAATCATGGCTGGCTCAACAGCCATCACACCTTCTCGTTCGGCGAATATTACAATCCGCGCCATATGGGCTTCGGGCCGCTCCGCGTGATCAACGAAGACCGCGTGATCGGCGGCGCCGGTTTCCCGACGCACCCGCACCGCGACATGGAGATCATCTCCTACGTGATCGACGGCGGGCTGGAGCACAAGGACTCGCTCGGCACCGGTTCGGTGATCCGGCCCGGCGATGTGCAGCGGATGAGTGCGGGCACAGGTGTGCGTCACAGCGAATATAACCATTCGCAGAAGGACCTTGTGCATTTCCTGCAAATCTGGGTGCTGCCGCAGGCTCAGGGCATCAAGCCCTCCTACGAGCAGAAGCATTTCAGCGCGGCCGAGAAAGCCGGCAAATGGCGGCTCGTCGGCAGCCCGACCGGGCGAGACGGATCGGTGACCATTCATCAGGATGTGAACCTTTACGCCACGCTTCTGGCGGACGGCGAGAAAGTCTCGTTCGAAGCCTCGCCCGAACGCATCCAGTGGGTGCAGGTGGTGCGTGGCGGCGTGTCGCTGAATGGCAAACGCCTGAAGGCTGGCGACGGTGCCGCCATCGAGGATGTCGCTGACATCGAGCTCGTTGCCTCGACGGACAGCGAAGTCCTGCTCTTTGATATGACCGCGAATTTCTGA
- a CDS encoding nuclear transport factor 2 family protein yields the protein MSVVAFALLAVPATGAEETRPTYSGTTEVTAPVADAYFKAYIARDWDALEPLLADAASFEDQTARLVFGGVAREGRLAMMDLFRNGYASIKDMSFNPLRTIHSADFGLYEGVLHWEIDVNGVIVISETPFVTIVKVLEGKVIEHRDFVDYAPFIAAWKQASEAAKAAPKG from the coding sequence ATGAGCGTCGTGGCCTTTGCCCTTCTGGCAGTTCCCGCAACTGGCGCGGAGGAAACCCGGCCTACCTACTCGGGAACGACGGAAGTGACCGCACCGGTCGCTGACGCTTATTTCAAGGCCTACATCGCGCGGGATTGGGATGCGCTTGAGCCGCTGCTGGCTGACGCGGCGTCGTTTGAGGACCAAACGGCACGGCTGGTGTTCGGTGGCGTCGCCCGGGAAGGGCGCCTAGCCATGATGGACCTTTTCCGCAACGGCTATGCCTCGATCAAGGACATGAGCTTCAATCCCCTGCGCACCATCCATTCGGCTGATTTCGGCCTGTATGAAGGCGTGCTGCACTGGGAAATCGATGTGAACGGCGTGATCGTCATATCGGAAACACCCTTCGTCACCATCGTGAAAGTTCTCGAAGGCAAGGTGATCGAACATCGCGATTTCGTGGATTATGCCCCCTTCATTGCGGCCTGGAAACAGGCGAGCGAGGCGGCGAAAGCTGCGCCGAAAGGCTGA